CGCTGACCAAGAGCAAGACTAACTCAGCCGTCTCGAGGTGCTCACTGATCTCGCTGCGCCATTCGTCACCAGGCCCCATTCTGTCATCGTACCAGAGCTCTACCAGCTTGCTGCGTCGGAGCGGGCTCAGCTGTGCCAACAACTCGTCGAGCAGCCGTCTGTCCTTGTGCGAATAGGATATGAACACTTGGACCGGCCGAGAGGGCGGCGCGCATGGCGCGGGACTCCGCATCGTTGTCAGGTAGTCGCGGTCCTCAATCACCTTGAGTATCGTCGACCTCGTCGACGGGCGAAGCCGGTCGTCAGCAACCTCACGCATTCGACGCAGCCCATCTACCACCTGTCGGCCGTGGCGCTTGGTCAACTCCCAGAGCTTCTGTACGGTCTCCCTCTCGTCCGCCTCTGGGAGCCAATCCACAACCATCGCCAGTTCCGACACCATCCTTGTGTAGAACTCCTCCTGGCTGTAGCTCTCAAAGTCCGAGGCCTGTTGGAGGTAGTCGATCACAGCCCCCTTGACCCTGCCATCGGGAACGTCTTGCTTGACGAAGTCAACTGCGTAGAACCCTGCGTCGTCACAGTCCTCCAACCCGGCAGCGTATTCGGAAAACCTCCGGTCGATGCATTGTGAACACCCCCCACAGTGGGTGCTCTGGCCCCCAGTCTTCCTCGTCTTGCTGCAGGAGACTGAGCTGGACAGCAGATCAGACTGCCCACGTTCGCGCAGCAACGCCATGGTGTCGGTCTTGGTCCTCCAGAGGAACGGCGTCTCGATGCTAAACGGGGCTCCACTGACCTCCGAGAACAGCTCCGCCAGCAGCGCGATGGTTCGTGGGTGCGTTGTCCTACTTGCCCGTGCGTTCATGAGGTCTTGCCGTCTCGCGAAGTTCAGCGATGTGATTCCATTCTCGTACACGTGAATGCGGTTGGTTCCGACGGAACTGGCGCACGCGAATGCGATGGTCGCGTAGAGCAAGAAGCGGCTGCGCTGCGTCTCCTCGTGCTGGCTTGAGCCTATCAGACCGCACTTGAAGGGCACCGGCGTCACTCTGTTGGGGAACCTCTCGTCCAGCGCCCTAATCAGTCCATCCTGTGTCCTCGCGATGGAGCTCTGCGACCTGTGACTGACCAGCATGACCGGGCCACCGGTGGAGGAGAGCTGCTCGACGGCTCCCGCCAATGAGTCCACACCACCCGAGAGCAGAGTCACCTCGCTTCCTGTCCTGCAAACACACCCCGGACGGTCAAAGAGGTTCTCTGGGACGTCGTTGGTGCTTCTCTCGAACCGCAGCTCCACACGAGCTTCACCTGACAGGAACAGGAGCAAGTCGCTGAGCTGTTGCCCGGCCTCTGACGTGGACCAGAAGTCGAAGTCACGAACACGGAACCAGAACTCCAGATTCCTGCCCCACGAGTGGTACTCGACAGCGTCCCTGTGGCCTCTCGGGATCAGGCGGTCCGCGCAGTAGATGTAGGACGCTATCTCGATGAGGTCTTTGGCCCTAGCCGACAGGTGATAGACGCTGTTGATGAACCCGGGAAGGCCAATCCGCACATTAGGAACTACTGCCTGCCCGCGTCGCCACTCGAGCCGGTGAATCGCTGCATCGCCGTGGCCCCCTGCTCCGGGGTTCGCTCCACCGCACAGGATCACGTGAGGGTGCCGGGTCATGCCCTTGACCCCTCCCTCGTCATCTCATCTCGCAGCTTCGTCAGCGCGTAGTTGAAAACCCCCCGAATGCTGGACTTGGGCGGCATGCCCTTCTGTGCGTGCTTGTTGAACCATCCCGCAGCGAGAGACTGTGTGATCTTCGAAGTCTCGAGCGCGTGCTGAGACACGTCGGCCAGGTAACTCTGAAGGTCGGCTCGTACCTGGTCGCTGTGCGAGAGCGAGGGGCCAACGGCGGACAGCTCACGCTCCAGGAAATACCTCAGATAGCGCTCTACAATCTTGGAGAAGAACAAGCGCGAGAGTTCGCAGAAGCCTCGACCGCTCTGCAGCGCGTCCCAGGTGCTGTCCGCGCAGCCGAAGCCTTCGAACAGGCTGACGTCCTGAACGCGATGCGTCTGGTACCACAAGGCCAACGCATCGGCTCCCGCGGCCGCTGACAGCTCGCGGTACTCGGGAGACGAGTCGATCGATGCGAGGCGAGAACGCAGGACTCGCACGAGGCGCAAGGGCGTCAGTGGCCCGCCGTCGTCCAGTCCCGGCATACCGCTGAGGCCACCCGTTCTCGCCCGCACGGACAACTCAACGAGGAAACTGAAGGCTTCAAGCGGTGCAGGGTCATCCTGGAACCACCTAAGCCTACTGCGTGTCGCTCGTAGGGTCTCGCCAGCGATGGTGCCGACGTCGTACTCGCCGCCCGTCAGCGACCCTACATCGGCCACGATGCTGCGCCATCGCTTGCTCTTTGGGAGTACACCGATCCGCTCGTGACCCATGGCGTCACCCCTCGAGGGATGTCCGGCTGCTTCCTAGCGGTCGACGGCCGCACCTTCCAACAGATATTCTGTCGAAAGATACGCATTGCAGAGCAGGGGTCATGCATGCGGCGTCTTTCCCACACCCAAGGCCGAGTGCCGTGTCCATTTCGCCATAGCATGGCATTTACCTTCGACGCTTTCGTGCGCATCGCACTGCCGCCACAGCATCGTGTACACACTAGATCGAACGGGCCGTGTCTCGCGGGACGCCTGCCTGAAGCAAGCACCCTCAGCCTTTCAGCGTACGCCCTGAAGGTGCCACCGGCTCGCGTGCGCAATCCTGTGTGCGTCCTGGTCCGGCCCTGGCGGGAGGACTGAGCACAAGGGCGGGCGGCGCATGAAGCAGCTCTTTGCCCGCGAGACGCTCAGCCAGGTGTACGAAGGAATGAAGGGTGAGAACCGGCTCCGGCGAGTGCTGGGGCCGGTCGGTCTCACCTCCCTCGGGATCGGGTGCGTCATCGGCGCCGGGATCTTCGCCATCACCGGTCTCGTCGCCCATGACAAGACGGGACCGGCGCTCATCGTCTCCTTCGTGGTCGCCGGTGTGGCTGGTGATCGGCATGGTGGTCTACTTCGGCTACGGCCGCCGCCACAGCCACCTGGGCCGGAGACTCGCGCAGGGCGAAGAGACCCAACTCGCCTCCGAGGAATCGGGCGAGTAGGCTCAGACAGGCACTCAGCGACGACCCACCAGTGCACCTTCACCCAACAGCCACCCTTCTCCCGGGTGGCTGTTTCGTCTCTGCATGCTCCTCGGCAGGAACCTGCCCTGTCGTGCCGAAGGAGAGGAGGCCGGCTTACGGTTTGGTGCCACTGGGGAGGCGAGGACTGTGAGAGTGTGCCCTTTCCGGCCAGGATTGCTGCTGGTGCCGCTCCTTGCCTGGGCCCAGCCTACGGACACAGAGGCAAGGCAGCAGCAGATGCGCGAGTACGTGGCGGCCGAGCGCGTTTGGGCAGAAGACGGCCTCACCGCGTCCATCTCCGACTGCCACACCGACGTCCCCTTCCTCGATGACTACCGTCCTTCCGAGTACCTGCCCCTGGCTGAGATGCCGCGTGCCCGAGCCCGTGGCTTCCTCCTCGTATCGCCGGGTGTCTACGAGATGGACGCCGCCGGGTTCTGTCTCCACGCCGGAGCCTACCGGCCCTCTCGTGGCGATGGCTATGCACCGGGGCCCCTTGTCGGGCGAGCCTCAGGGCCGGTCCACGAGGTCCTGTGGAACTGGGCCGAGCACCCCGAGATCAAGCAGCGGGAGGTCCAGTGCCTGCTCTGGGCACTGGTGGGACGGATGGAAGTGGATCGCCTGAAGCCGGAGATCCAGCGGACCGCCAGGGCGCTGCTGAGCGAGAAGGGACTTGCGGCGGCGAGGACCCAGCAACGGGGTCCGCGTCCGGAGCAGCCGGAGCTGATCAGTCCCGAGTTGCAGGCTGAGCTCGAGGCTGCCGGGGCCCAGATGAACACAGACACTGCGCAGCCCAGGCAGGAGATGGAGGCGGCCTCCAAGGCCTTCGAGGAACTCACCGCACGCCTCGAAGGGGGAGAGCAGGTCGACCAGAAAGAGCTTGCAGCCGCTCTCGAGAGAGTGTTGAAGGCACAGCAAGCCGTGCTGCAGCCGACTGCACAGGCCGTGACCCGGATTCAGGCTGCTGCCGCGAAGCTGGAGGAGGCTCTGTCCGCACTGAGCGCACCCTACAGTGAACTGGAGCGCGTCGCCGTTCCGGAGGGCAACCCGGATCCGCCCGCAGGTAGCCGCAAGATCCCCACCGGACGCTGGTCCTATCAGGCCGGCGGGGTCTTCGTGCGCTACCTGCCCGAAGACTACACCCGAGTCCGCGTCGAGGTCTCGCTGCCACCGGCCTTCACGGTCCGGCGCGATGCTCTGGGCCGAATCTGCGACCTGACGAGCGAAGCCGGTAGCGCGGTTAGCTTCGCCTGGGCAGAGCCTGCTGTGCCACTCGCGGTGCCCGGCGACGACGCGGTACGCGGCTATGCACTCACAAGCCTGCAGGTCACGAAGTCAGGCACGAAGGGAGCGCCGACGGCGGTCTCCGGCTGGGCCTTCGTCGGTGTGCCCTCGGGGAAAGGGGCGCCGCAGGACGCCGGTGCCTTCACGGGTGTCGAGGCGAAATATCGTGCGGCGCTGCAGCACCGCGCTGAGGTGCTTGACCTGGTGAAGGCTCTGTCGAAGCCCACCGCCGGGGCCGGTGAGGCACAGACACAGGTCTCGCTGGAGAGCCTTGCGGACGCCCTGGACCTGGGAAGCCTGGCAGAGGCGCTCCGACCGATGGCCAAGAGCTCGAAGGGGTCTGCCGGAGCGTTGCGAGTGGTCCAGGAGGCCTGGCAGGCTGCCCTCTGTGAGCGCGTCGCCGACCTTCCCGGGGCGCAGGCAAGCCCAACTTCCGGGCCATCCCCACAGACCTCAAACCGCCCGTGCTCACCAGGCCCTGCAGGGCCGCAAGTCACACTGGAGCCGAGAGTCCGCTTCGCCGCCTTCTCCGGGATGGGCGGCCTCGGGCTGACGCTGACTCAGAGGCAGATCGGTCCCGGCCTGCCGACCTTCGACCCCGGTGCCAGCGTGGTTACGCCGGGCAACTCGGCTCGCCAGCGGCTGGGAATCGGGCCGGTACAGAGTCCGGTGGCCGAGCCGAAGGAGATGCTCCAGAAGGCCGTCGATAGCTGCGACTTTCTGAAGGGCCTGCTGGACGTCTTCAATGGCCTGACGGACCCGCTCGGCTTCCTCATGGAGAAGCTCGGGCTGGGTGCCGGTGGGCTGCCGGGGATGATGCTGGACGGGATGCTGGGCTGGATCTTCGATGCGGCAGCGGGGATCGCACAGGCCCTCGGAGGAGATCCGCCGCGCGCCGACTTCCGCGAGTTCACGCTGCCACCTCCGCCGGTCTTGCCCCAGTACGTGGCCGGTGAAGGGCTGTCTGAGGACAGGGCACGGGCCGGCAACGATGCAGCCTCGGCCTTCCTGCGGATGTACGAGTCGCTGCGAGCCGCCCAGATCGCCGGTGATCGTCTGGGAGGTGCCCTGGAGGCCTGCGACGAGGACTGGGCTCGGCGCCAGGCGAGGGCCTTCGTCTATCACAAGCGCGTGGCCGGTCTTCGTATGGTGACCGCCGCAGACCGGTACAGCGCGCTCCTCAAGGTGATGGAGCAGGAGGGTGCCGAGGACCGGCGACTCACTGAAGCCGAAGTGGCGTCCTGGCAGGCAAGGCTACGCACCGAGGGTTTCAACGAGGCTTCCCTCAAGGCGGCACGGCAACTGGGGCTCAGCGAGGAGGAGATCGAGGCTGCTCGCCTACGTCGCCTGGCAGTAACGTGGGAGGACCTGCCTGACGAGGGCCTCCTCTCGACGGGCAGCGCTGTGGCGACCAGCCTTCGGGCAGTGGGCAGGCACTGGAGTCGGCTGCCGGAGCTTCCGGCGCCAGAGATGGAGTAGACAGCAGAGGTAGCGGCTATGGATAACGATAAGGGGACAGGAGCCATGGCTCCTGTCCCCTTCTGTTTCCGTAGCGATATAGCCCGCGGGACTTCCCGCCCTGGGTCAGCTTAGTCCTGATCGCAGCGGACGATCACCCGCAGAACTCCCTCCGGGCGCTCCTGGGCGGCCTTGAAGGCTTCCACCACGTCGTCGAGCTTGAACTCCTGGAAGGGGAACAGGTCGAGATCGACCTCGCCGGTCTCGACGAGTCGCACACACTCGCCCAGCGTGTTCCGGGAGCGTCGCGAGAAGGTCACGGTGAGCTCCTTGCGCCGGGGAATGGTGGAGTTGAAGGTAACCTCGTCGGGGTGCGGGATGCCGACGACGATCACGCGACCGGCCGGCCGGGCAAGCTTCATGGCCTGCTGCGGTGCCTCGTTGTCGCCGGAGCACTCAAAGACGACGTCGGGCTGCATGGTCGGCTCGGCCATCAGCTCTTCGAGTTCCTCCGCGGAGGCGGCAACGAACTTGGCGCCCATCTTCCGCGGCAGCTCCTGGCGGTCGACCTTCGGCTCGGCGACGCTGATGTCGGTGTGTCCGTAGGCCTTCGCGGCGGCCATCACGCACATACCGATGGTGCCGGCGCCGAGGATGGCGATCTTCTCGCCGGGCTGGAGGTTGGCCAGTCGCACCGCATGCACACCGACCCCCAGGGGCTCCATCAGCGCGGCCTTCACCGGGCTGACTTCGGGATCGACCGCATGGACCGCGAAGGGCGGGCAGTTCATGTACTCGCGCAGCGCCCCGTCTTCGTTGGGGTAGCTGGGGAAGATCACGTGGCGGCAGATGTTCTCGAGGCCGCGCAGGCAGCTATCGCACTTGCCGCAGGGCCAGGTGGGCTCGACGGCCACCCGCGTGCCCACGGCAGGTCCCTCAACACCCTCACCGAGAGCGGCGACGACACCGGAGAACTCATGGCCCTGGATCATCGGGTGATCCGGCCAGACACCGCCGGAGTGGCCGTCCTCGTACATGTTGACGTCGGAGGCGCAGATAGCTACGGCCTGAATCTTGACGAGGATCTTGCCCGGCTGCACTTCAACTGGCGGGTCGTCGACCAGGCGCACGTCACGAGCGGCGAACAAACGAGCAGCTTTCATCGGTCCACAATCTCCTTCGAGGCCCGGGAGACTACCGGAAGGAGCCCGGCAGCACCGCACCACATTCCCAATACTGGGCTGATTGTACCCTCAGCCGTTGGTGGCGTCCAGTGGGCGCACCGTCAGTGCGCTGTGCCCTCGGCGCGGGCGAAGATATGCAGGTTGGACAGGAGACCTGAGCGGGCATTGTGCTCCCGCATCGACTCACGTGGGCAATGCACCAGGAGCTCAGGCAGCCACCGGTGCGGACGGGCCGAGGCATAGCGCCGGCGGACTCTCGGCGAGGGCAGCACGGTCCAGCCTGCCTTGGACACGATCCCCTTCAGCGTGTCGAGGGTGTAGAACTGCGCATGATGGGGCGGCCCGACATAGGGAACCTTCGGCCCAAGGCGCAGGATCTTCTGGAAGTTGGGAACCTCAATGTAGACCACGCCGCCGGGCGCCATCCGCTCGCGCAGGGCTCCCAGGTAGTCGACCGGGTCCTGGAAGTGCTCCACCACGTGCGTCGCCGTCACCGCATCGAGCGGCGGAAGCCAGTCTGGGAAGTCGGTGGGATGCACCGACCAGAAGGCGCGGAACCCCAGCTTCTCCGTCTCAGCGACGGCGTGGTGAGAGATGTCCGTACCGAAGGGCGTCCAGCCGAGGGTCTTCGCCGCGAACAGGTAGTAGCCCATCGAGCAGCCGATGTCGAGCAGATTCCCGGGTGGCTGCCGGTACTCCTCCAGGTAGTGGATCCAGCGCTTGGCGCGCCGCTGCCGAAAGCGCCACTTGCGGTCATACTCCATGCCCTTGTAGTAGTCGGCGTCATAGAGTTCCTCGGCCTCTTCGGCATACCCCTCGGGGACCTCGGCTCTTGCCATTCCGCAGGCGTCGCAGACCAAGACGTCGATACCATGCTGCGTGTCCCATCTCCGCAGGTTGCTAGACCCACACAGGTCACAAGGACGTGGCATTGATCGTGGCTCCATTGTTGCAGCTGATTGGGGTGGGGAGAATGGGTAAAGGGTAGACAGGTTGGTCGCAAAGGTCAAGGGTAGAGCCCGAAGTAAGGGCAGGCCTTGTGAAGTTGGCACCCAGGCTGTACACTCCCCCGCAAGATTGTCTGCGGGTCGCCCGCTAAAGGACCGGAGCGTGAAACCCTATGCTTGGAAAGTCGATCCGTCTTGAGCGCATCTGCAACCGTCTCGACGGCCGTACCGTTATCGTCCCCATGGACCACGGTGTGACGATGGGCCCGATCCCCGGCCTCATCGATATGCCCGCCGCCGTAGACAAAGTTGCCGGCGGTGGCGCCGACGCCGTCCTGGGACATGTCGGCCTGCCCCTCATGGGTCATCGTGGCTACGGCCGCGACGTAGGCCTCATCTTGCACCTGTCCGCCAGCACCTCACTGGCTCCCGACCCGAACCGCAAGGTCCTGGTAAGCAGCGTCGAGCGGGCCATCAGGTACGGTGCCGATGCCGTCTCGATCCATGTGAATCTGGGCGCCCAGGACGAGAGCGACATGCTGCGCGACTTCGGCAAGGTCGCCCGCAAGTGCGAGAACTGGCAGATGCCGCTGGTCGCCATGGTCTACACGCGAGGGGCCAAGATCCAGAGCGAGTATGACGTGAAGGTCGTCCGCCATGCCGCTCGGGTGGCTGCTGAGATCGGGGCCGACGTGGTCAAGGTCAACTACACCGGCAGCGCCGACACCTTCCGCGAGGTCGTCGAGGGCTGCGGTGGTCATCGTGTTGGCGGCATCAAGGTCGTCATCGCCGGTGGCGAGAAGATGGAGACCGACCGCGAGATACTCGAGATGGTCCAGGGGGCGATCGAAGCCGGCAGCGCGGGTGTCTCCATCGGACGCAACGCCTTCCAGCACGAGCGGCCTGACCTCATCGTCGCCGCCATCGTCGCTCTCGTCCACGGCCACAAGAGCCTCGAGGAAGCCCTGGAGATCGTGCAGCGGAACTGACTTGGCCTTTCTGGATCGTCGAGACGGAGGAGCGAAGACCCGGCCATGAAACTCGTATGGGTACAGGCAGACCCCTGGGATAAGGACCTCGTGACGGCAGCCCTGGAATCCGGCGCCGACGGCGTCCTGATTCCGGCGGGAAAGAGCGACCAGGTGAGGTCCCTCGGGCTCATCACCACCATCGCGCCCGATGGTGACCTCAAGCTGGGCGAGCAGGTCCTGCAGGTTGACATCACCGGCAAGGAGGGCGAACGAGCCGCCCTGGCCGCCGGGAAGGCAGGCCTGGTGATCGTCCGCGCTACCGACTGGACCGTCATCCCGCTGGAGAACCTCATCGCCGAGGGCGCCCGAGTCATCGCACAGGTTCGGTCGGCCCAGGAGGCGCTGCTCGCCGTCACCACTCTCGAGAGCGGGACAGCCGGTGTGCTGCTCGTCACCGACGACCCGGCCGAGATCAAGCGTACCGTCGCCGCGGTCAAGAGCGAGGCGGAGCAGGTGCATCTGCAGCCCGCGACGATCACCGAGGTGCGACCGGCGGGAATGGGCGACCGCGTCTGCGTCGACACCTGCACCAACATGGGCGTCGGTGAGGGAATGCTCGTCGGCAACAGCAGTGCTGCGATGTTCCTGGTCCACTGCGAGTGCGTGGAGAACCCCTATGTCGCCTGCCGTCCCTTCCGCGTGAACGCCGGGCCGGTCCATGCCTATGTCCAGGTGCCCGGTGAGCGAACGCGCTACCTCTCGGAGTTGCAGAGCGGTGACGAGGCGCTGATCGTGAGCTTTGAGGGCAAGACGCGCGTCACAACCGTGGGCCGCTCGAAGGTCGAGCGCCGCCCCCTGCTACTGGTGCGGGCGCAGGCTGAAGGCAAGGAGCTGTCGGCGATCCTGCAGAATGCGGAGACGATTCGCCTGGTCACCCCCGAGGGCCGTCCGGTGAGTGTGGTGGAGCTGAAGCCGGGGATGCAAGTGCTGGTGCAACTGGAGAGTGCCGGCAGGCACTTCGGCGTGAAGATCGAGGAGACCATCCAGGAGCAGTAATCCCGGGGGCCAACCAAGAGGGCCAGGAGGCGATCGGCTTGGCAGGCCCGTGAGGCCTCCGGCAGGTCAGGCATCCTGGCTCTTTTCGTCAGTGCTCGGAGACGGGCAGGGCGGCTCCTGCGAGAAGGTGGCCAGTCGCGCCGCCATGGCACGGAACCGGACTACCCCGATCAGAGCCGTCACGAAAGCCACCGGGACCAGCGCCCAGCCAAGGGTCTCCCAGGCCGCCGAGCCGCCGAACTTCACAAGCGATACCCCCGTTACTGCCACTCCCAGCGCCGT
This genomic interval from Armatimonadia bacterium contains the following:
- a CDS encoding 3-dehydroquinate synthase II, with translation MKLVWVQADPWDKDLVTAALESGADGVLIPAGKSDQVRSLGLITTIAPDGDLKLGEQVLQVDITGKEGERAALAAGKAGLVIVRATDWTVIPLENLIAEGARVIAQVRSAQEALLAVTTLESGTAGVLLVTDDPAEIKRTVAAVKSEAEQVHLQPATITEVRPAGMGDRVCVDTCTNMGVGEGMLVGNSSAAMFLVHCECVENPYVACRPFRVNAGPVHAYVQVPGERTRYLSELQSGDEALIVSFEGKTRVTTVGRSKVERRPLLLVRAQAEGKELSAILQNAETIRLVTPEGRPVSVVELKPGMQVLVQLESAGRHFGVKIEETIQEQ
- a CDS encoding 2-amino-3,7-dideoxy-D-threo-hept-6-ulosonate synthase, producing MLGKSIRLERICNRLDGRTVIVPMDHGVTMGPIPGLIDMPAAVDKVAGGGADAVLGHVGLPLMGHRGYGRDVGLILHLSASTSLAPDPNRKVLVSSVERAIRYGADAVSIHVNLGAQDESDMLRDFGKVARKCENWQMPLVAMVYTRGAKIQSEYDVKVVRHAARVAAEIGADVVKVNYTGSADTFREVVEGCGGHRVGGIKVVIAGGEKMETDREILEMVQGAIEAGSAGVSIGRNAFQHERPDLIVAAIVALVHGHKSLEEALEIVQRN
- a CDS encoding TIR domain-containing protein, which codes for MTRHPHVILCGGANPGAGGHGDAAIHRLEWRRGQAVVPNVRIGLPGFINSVYHLSARAKDLIEIASYIYCADRLIPRGHRDAVEYHSWGRNLEFWFRVRDFDFWSTSEAGQQLSDLLLFLSGEARVELRFERSTNDVPENLFDRPGCVCRTGSEVTLLSGGVDSLAGAVEQLSSTGGPVMLVSHRSQSSIARTQDGLIRALDERFPNRVTPVPFKCGLIGSSQHEETQRSRFLLYATIAFACASSVGTNRIHVYENGITSLNFARRQDLMNARASRTTHPRTIALLAELFSEVSGAPFSIETPFLWRTKTDTMALLRERGQSDLLSSSVSCSKTRKTGGQSTHCGGCSQCIDRRFSEYAAGLEDCDDAGFYAVDFVKQDVPDGRVKGAVIDYLQQASDFESYSQEEFYTRMVSELAMVVDWLPEADERETVQKLWELTKRHGRQVVDGLRRMREVADDRLRPSTRSTILKVIEDRDYLTTMRSPAPCAPPSRPVQVFISYSHKDRRLLDELLAQLSPLRRSKLVELWYDDRMGPGDEWRSEISEHLETAELVLLLVSADFIGSDYCYKVEAQRALERHQAGEATVVPVIIRDCVWQDLPFGALQALPTDGHPVSSRHWNRRDQAWSRIAQSLRQKTVSILAGRSG
- a CDS encoding class I SAM-dependent methyltransferase codes for the protein MPRPCDLCGSSNLRRWDTQHGIDVLVCDACGMARAEVPEGYAEEAEELYDADYYKGMEYDRKWRFRQRRAKRWIHYLEEYRQPPGNLLDIGCSMGYYLFAAKTLGWTPFGTDISHHAVAETEKLGFRAFWSVHPTDFPDWLPPLDAVTATHVVEHFQDPVDYLGALRERMAPGGVVYIEVPNFQKILRLGPKVPYVGPPHHAQFYTLDTLKGIVSKAGWTVLPSPRVRRRYASARPHRWLPELLVHCPRESMREHNARSGLLSNLHIFARAEGTAH
- a CDS encoding DUF202 domain-containing protein, encoding MAKTPYDDVPPDSLILRDYLAADRTQLANERTFLAYLRTALGVAVTGVSLVKFGGSAAWETLGWALVPVAFVTALIGVVRFRAMAARLATFSQEPPCPSPSTDEKSQDA
- a CDS encoding alcohol dehydrogenase catalytic domain-containing protein, with protein sequence MKAARLFAARDVRLVDDPPVEVQPGKILVKIQAVAICASDVNMYEDGHSGGVWPDHPMIQGHEFSGVVAALGEGVEGPAVGTRVAVEPTWPCGKCDSCLRGLENICRHVIFPSYPNEDGALREYMNCPPFAVHAVDPEVSPVKAALMEPLGVGVHAVRLANLQPGEKIAILGAGTIGMCVMAAAKAYGHTDISVAEPKVDRQELPRKMGAKFVAASAEELEELMAEPTMQPDVVFECSGDNEAPQQAMKLARPAGRVIVVGIPHPDEVTFNSTIPRRKELTVTFSRRSRNTLGECVRLVETGEVDLDLFPFQEFKLDDVVEAFKAAQERPEGVLRVIVRCDQD